A window of Anolis sagrei isolate rAnoSag1 chromosome 13, rAnoSag1.mat, whole genome shotgun sequence contains these coding sequences:
- the LOC132764923 gene encoding arylacetamide deacetylase-like 4, producing MAFLATLGMLVLYASLFILAFGVSWAIYYDQTRIHIPPGIKHPYNLRLYHSFLQFLGLGAVACEKLGICHRYKAFATFYKAIPLKKSPALIIKSLLFEDIPVRVYWPKAISGNRKGVVLIAEGAGLFGNINMCDTRCCCIAEATNSVVVCIGFRLAPDHPFPIPVMDCCTATIHFLKNAEEYGVDPNRIVVFGESSGGTFAAAVCQHLATKKDLPKLRGQVLIYPFLQAIDFNLPSYQQNHSVPILFKKRTLIFGMTYLTGKRTNVEGLMKNAHVPKHLWAKYRKWINPDYIPEEFKARGYVPMEPAPFSQELYEICKECINPMFSPLLAEDDIIRQLPKTFLLTCEYDVVRDDGLLYKKRLEDNGVPVTWYHIKEGFHGILADYGKWILEYPTVRSHYQHVIHFLNNL from the exons ATGGCATTTCTTGCAACTCTCGGGATGCTTGTGCTATATGCCAGCCTTTTCATTCTAGCCTTCGGGGTCTCATGGGCGATTTATTACGACCAGACCAGGATACACATCCCACCGGGAATCAAACATCCTTATAATTTACGGCTTTACCATTCATTTCTCCAGTTTTTAGGGCTTGGG GCAGTCGCCTGTGAGAAGCTTGGCATTTGCCACAGGTATAAAGCCTTTGCCACTTTCTATAAAGCAATCCCATTGAAGAAGAGCCCAGCGTTGATTATCAAGAGCTTGCTTTTTGAAGACATCCCGGTGAGAGTGTATTGGCCCAAAGCGATTTCTGGAAACAGAAAAGGAGTGGTTCTCATTGCTGAAGGCGCCGGTCTTTTCGGAAACATTA ATATGTGCGACACTCGCTGCTGCTGCATTGCTGAGGCAACCAATTCTGTAGTTGTGTGCATTGG GTTTCGCCTGGCTCCGGATCATCCATTCCCAATCCCAGTGATGGATTGCTGCACGGCTACCATACACTTTTTGAAAAATGCAGAGGAATACGGAGTGGACCCGAATCGCATCGTTGTCTTCGGAGAATCTAGCGGAGGGACATTTGCTGCAGCTGTTTGTCAACATCTGGCAACAAAGAAGGATCTCCCAAAGCTCCGAGGTCAGGTTCTTATATATCCATTCCTCCAAGCAATCGATTTCAATTTGCCTTCTTATCAGCAAAACCATTCAGTTCCTATTTTGTTCAAGAAACGAACCTTGATATTTGGCATGACGTATCTGACTGGGAAGAGGACCAACGTGGAGGGCTTAATGAAGAACGCTCATGTTCCCAAGCATTTGTGGGCGAAATACAGAAAATGGATCAATCCTGACTACATTCCAGAAGAATTTAAGGCCAGGGGCTACGTGCCCATGGAGCCGGCTCCGTTTTCCCAAGAACTTTACGAAATCTGCAAGGAATGCATTAACCCAATGTTTTCCCCGCTTTTAGCAGAAGATGACATCATCCGCCAGCTCCCCAAGACTTTCCTATTAACCTGCGAATACGATGTAGTTCGGGACGATGGGCTCTTGTACAAGAAACGGCTAGAGGACAATGGTGTCCCAGTGACGTGGTATCACATCAAGGAGGGCTTCCACGGAATACTAGCTGACTATGGCAAATGGATACTGGAATACCCAACTGTGAGAAGCCATTACCAACATGTGATTCATTTCCTTAACAATTTATAA
- the LOC137097780 gene encoding arylacetamide deacetylase-like 4 produces the protein MAFLATLGMLALYASLLALFLKVAWAIYHDQRRLHIPPGIKYPITLRIYFFFIFFCKQDSFFKETGLRNPFKLIEWLYKRFMPKWSPTLTIKDLVFDDVPVRVYWPKTTPSGKRRGVVVIAEGGGVLGNIGLTDLPCRCIAQETDSVVMTVAFRLAPEHPFPIPIMDCCTATMHFLKNAEEYGVDPHRIVLYGQSSGGSFAVAVSEYLAGKKDLPKLGGQVLIYPALQAIDFNLPSYQQNHSVPFLFKKQAVMIATLLLTPKEVNLEDIMRNAHLPEHVWMKYRKWLNPDDIPERFKGRGYVPMERPPFRPELYEIVKEATNPMYSPLLAEDDVIRQLPKTFLLTCEYDIFRDDGLLFKKRLEDNGVPLTWYHIKEGFHGMLFGYGNWKVEYPGTKLHYQHINNFINRI, from the exons ATGGCATTTCTTGCCACTCTGGGGATGCTCGCGTTGTATGCCAGCCTTCTTGCTCTCTTCTTGAAGGTTGCATGGGCCATTTATCATGATCAGAGAAGGCTGCACATTCCCCCGGGAATCAAATACCCCATAACACTACGA ATTTATTTCTTCTTTATATTTTTCTGTAAACAGGATTCATTCTTTAAAGAAACTGGCTTGCGCAATCCATTCAAATTAATTGAGTGGTTGTACAAAAGATTTATGCCCAAGTGGAGCCCAACACTGACGATCAAGGACTTGGTGTTTGATGACGTTCCAGTCAGAGTGTATTGGCCCAAAACAACTCCTtctgggaagagaagaggagtggTTGTCATTGCCGAAggtggtggagttttgggaaacaTTG GGCTAACTGATCTACCATGCCGCTGCATTGCCCAGGAAACTGATTCTGTCGTTATGACTGTTGC GTTTCGTTTGGCTCCAGAACATCCATTCCCAATCCCAATTATGGATTGCTGCACAGCTACTATGCACTTTTTGAAAAATGCAGAGGAATATGGAGTGGACCCACATCGCATTGTTCTCTATGGACAAAGTAGTGGAGGGTCATTTGCTGTAGCCGTTTCTGAATATTTGGCAGGCAAGAAAGATCTCCCAAAGCTAGGAGGCCAGGTCCTCATCTATCCGGCATTGCAGGCCATCGATTTCAATTTGCCTTCTTATCAGCAAAACCATTCGGTCCCTTTCCTGTTCAAGAAACAGGCCGTGATGATTGCTACCCTGCTTCTGACTCCGAAGGAGGTCAACTTGGAGGACATCATGAGGAATGCTCACCTACCCGAACATGTGTGGATGAAATACAGGAAATGGCTCAATCCCGATGACATTCCAGAAAGATTTAAGGGTAGGGGTTACGTTCCCATGGAGCGGCCTCCGTTTCGCCCAGAACTTTACGAAATCGTGAAAGAAGCAACCAACCCCATGTATTCCCCACTTTTAGCAGAGGATGACGTGATCCGCCAGCTCCCTAAGACTTTCCTTTTAACCTGTGAATACGATATTTTCCGAGATGACGGGCTCTTGTTCAAGAAACGGCTAGAGGACAATGGTGTCCCGCTGACGTGGTATCACATCAAGGAAGGATTCCATGGAATGTTGTTTGGCTATGGAAACTGGAAAGTGGAATACCCAGGAACGAAACTCCATTACCAGCATATAAATAATTTCATTAACAGaatataa